In Geobacillus kaustophilus, a genomic segment contains:
- a CDS encoding methylthioribulose 1-phosphate dehydratase — translation MSIVVKKWNELAEVKAELAARDWFFATSGNLSIKVTDDPLTFLVTASGKDKRKQTDEDFLLVDAAGKPAEETSLKPSAETLLHAEIYGRTNAGCVLHVHTVDNNLISELYASNREAVFSGQEIIKAFGIWEENAAVRIPIIDNYADIPTLAREFANYIHDDAGAVLIQNHGITVWGRNAFEAKKHLEAWEFLFRWQVKRLLLQRAGLPVG, via the coding sequence ATGAGCATCGTCGTGAAAAAGTGGAATGAGCTCGCGGAAGTGAAAGCCGAGCTTGCCGCCCGCGACTGGTTTTTCGCGACAAGCGGCAACTTGTCGATCAAAGTGACGGACGACCCGTTGACGTTTTTGGTGACGGCGAGCGGCAAGGATAAGCGGAAGCAAACGGACGAAGATTTTCTGCTTGTTGACGCCGCCGGAAAACCGGCGGAGGAAACAAGCTTGAAGCCATCGGCCGAGACGCTCTTGCACGCGGAAATTTACGGACGGACGAATGCCGGCTGCGTCTTGCACGTTCATACCGTGGACAACAACTTGATTTCTGAACTGTATGCGTCAAACAGGGAAGCGGTCTTTTCCGGCCAGGAAATCATCAAGGCGTTCGGCATTTGGGAGGAAAACGCCGCAGTGCGCATCCCGATCATTGACAATTACGCCGACATTCCGACGCTCGCTCGGGAGTTTGCGAACTATATCCATGACGACGCCGGCGCCGTGTTGATTCAAAACCACGGCATCACGGTCTGGGGCCGCAATGCGTTTGAAGCGAAAAAACATTTGGAGGCATGGGAGTTTTTGTTCCGCTGGCAGGTGAAGCGGCTGCTTTTGCAGCGGGCCGGCCTGCCGGTTGGCTAA
- a CDS encoding short-chain dehydrogenase: MHALVIGGTGMLTDVSLWLVQEGYHVSVIARRRARMKQLIDRAGQMASITPLLVDYRDQETLCSSIFQTIRENGTFDLIIAWVHTDGKQALPTVIEKNSGHPGPWRLFHVLGSRADPTEAKQELCLPAACLYRQVQLGFVAEEHGLRWLTHQEISGGVIDAIRRDVPFHLVGTLEGR; encoded by the coding sequence ATGCACGCACTCGTCATCGGTGGGACAGGCATGTTAACCGACGTGTCGCTTTGGCTTGTGCAGGAAGGGTATCATGTGTCCGTCATCGCCCGCCGCCGCGCACGGATGAAGCAGCTCATCGACCGCGCTGGACAGATGGCATCCATCACCCCGCTTTTGGTCGATTATCGCGATCAAGAAACGCTTTGTTCCTCGATTTTCCAAACGATCAGAGAAAACGGAACATTTGATCTGATCATCGCGTGGGTGCATACGGATGGAAAACAGGCGTTGCCCACCGTCATCGAAAAAAATAGCGGACATCCCGGCCCTTGGCGGCTGTTTCATGTGCTTGGCAGCCGCGCCGATCCAACCGAAGCAAAACAGGAACTCTGTTTGCCTGCCGCTTGCCTGTACCGGCAAGTTCAGCTTGGCTTTGTCGCGGAAGAACATGGTTTGCGCTGGCTCACCCATCAAGAAATCAGCGGCGGCGTCATTGACGCCATTCGGCGTGATGTGCCGTTTCATCTTGTCGGCACACTAGAAGGCCGGTGA
- the mtnX gene encoding 2-hydroxy-3-keto-5-methylthiopentenyl-1-phosphate phosphatase, translating into MTKQLVLFCDFDGTITENDNIIAIMKQFAPPEWEALKDDILAERISVQEGVGKMFSLLPSTLKNEIVDFLRRTARLRAGFREFAAFAKERGIPLYIVSGGIDFFVYPLLEGLIEPERVFCNGSDFSGETIRITWPHACDGECQNGCGCCKPSLLRKLARPDGYHVVIGDSITDLAVAKQADYVLARDFLLEKCRALGLPHAPFATFFDVIDALQRMEVIV; encoded by the coding sequence ATGACGAAACAGCTCGTTCTCTTTTGCGATTTTGACGGCACAATTACGGAAAACGACAACATCATCGCCATTATGAAACAGTTCGCCCCGCCGGAGTGGGAGGCGTTAAAAGACGACATTCTCGCTGAGCGCATTTCCGTTCAGGAAGGAGTCGGGAAGATGTTTTCCCTCCTTCCGTCCACGTTGAAGAATGAAATTGTGGATTTCCTGCGGCGCACCGCCCGGTTGCGCGCGGGATTCCGAGAGTTTGCCGCGTTTGCGAAAGAGCGAGGCATTCCGCTTTATATCGTCAGCGGCGGCATTGACTTTTTCGTCTATCCGCTGCTTGAAGGGCTCATTGAACCGGAGCGCGTTTTTTGCAACGGCTCCGATTTCAGCGGCGAGACGATTCGCATTACATGGCCGCATGCGTGCGACGGTGAGTGCCAAAACGGCTGCGGCTGCTGCAAGCCATCGCTCCTTCGCAAGCTTGCCCGCCCGGACGGGTACCATGTCGTCATCGGCGATTCGATCACGGATTTAGCGGTGGCGAAGCAAGCGGATTACGTGCTGGCGCGCGACTTTTTGCTCGAAAAATGCCGAGCGCTCGGCTTGCCGCATGCGCCGTTTGCGACGTTTTTTGACGTGATTGATGCGTTGCAGCGGATGGAGGTGATCGTATGA
- a CDS encoding 1,2-dihydroxy-3-keto-5-methylthiopentene dioxygenase, producing the protein MAVIKVRKTGQVIEGEDNVRAFLNSQGVLYEHWDITKLPEHLHNKYVLTDEEKNEILATFKDEIEDLAARRGYKTWDIVALSDATPNLDELLKKFEQVHIHTEDEVRAITAGHGIFIIKGDKETGYFDVELEAGDVISVPEGNPHYFTLMDDRQVVAVRLFIDPSGWVAHPYEEKEEAVQ; encoded by the coding sequence ATGGCAGTCATCAAAGTGAGAAAAACGGGCCAAGTGATTGAAGGAGAAGACAATGTGCGCGCGTTTTTGAACAGCCAAGGTGTGTTGTATGAACATTGGGACATCACGAAACTGCCGGAGCATTTGCACAACAAATATGTGCTCACCGATGAAGAAAAGAATGAAATTTTGGCGACGTTCAAAGATGAAATTGAAGATTTGGCGGCGCGCCGCGGCTACAAAACATGGGATATCGTCGCCCTGTCGGATGCGACGCCGAACTTGGATGAGCTGCTGAAAAAATTTGAACAAGTGCACATCCATACGGAAGATGAAGTGCGCGCCATTACGGCTGGACACGGCATTTTCATCATCAAAGGCGACAAAGAGACCGGCTATTTTGATGTCGAGCTGGAAGCCGGCGACGTCATTTCCGTGCCGGAAGGGAATCCGCACTACTTCACGCTCATGGACGACCGCCAAGTCGTTGCGGTGCGCCTGTTCATCGATCCGTCCGGCTGGGTCGCTCATCCGTATGAAGAAAAAGAGGAAGCCGTCCAATAA
- a CDS encoding MarR family winged helix-turn-helix transcriptional regulator — MEQKEQELQQSLKLFIVLSRAYRSVSDQVNKSIQSFGVNPTEFAVLELLYHKGDQPLQQIGEKILLASGSITYVIDKLENKGLIIRRACERDRRVTYASITDSGRQFIQRVFPEHAETIHETVAALTPEEKEQAIVLLKKLGYGAKSRD; from the coding sequence ATGGAACAAAAGGAACAGGAGTTGCAGCAGTCATTAAAATTATTCATCGTGTTATCGCGGGCATATCGGTCGGTCAGCGACCAAGTAAACAAGTCGATTCAATCGTTCGGCGTTAATCCGACCGAATTTGCGGTGCTCGAACTGCTTTATCATAAAGGCGATCAGCCGCTCCAGCAAATCGGGGAAAAAATTTTGCTCGCCAGCGGGAGCATTACGTACGTCATCGATAAGCTAGAAAATAAAGGATTGATCATCCGCCGCGCTTGTGAGCGGGATCGCCGCGTGACGTATGCGTCGATCACCGACAGCGGCCGGCAGTTCATCCAGCGCGTGTTCCCTGAACATGCCGAGACCATCCATGAAACGGTGGCAGCGCTGACGCCGGAAGAAAAGGAACAGGCGATCGTGTTGCTGAAAAAATTAGGCTACGGCGCAAAAAGCAGAGACTGA
- a CDS encoding amino acid permease, whose amino-acid sequence MDHQRKLGIWVLTALVVGNMVGSGIFMLPRSLAEAASPIGVMFAWLLTGAGVLMTALVFGNLAIRKPNLSGGPQIYAKELFPKGSNLSILSGFMSSWGYWVGNFAGNVAIITTFASYLSTFFPVLTSGQTVLEIGSFALKLGNVLTFLVCTALLWGMHVIILRGVEDASKLNFVATAAKVLGFFLFIVIALFAFDKAVIGPLDAPRYGGDGQPIGLLGQINSAALSTLWAFVGVESAMVFASRARKQADVKWATIAGLLIALAIYIGISFLVMGVLPQRELIQSEKPLVDAIVAIVGPGGGYVLAALGLISLLGSTLGWILLSAEVPYQAAKQGMFLPAFLKENKKGVPSFSLTLSNALAQLFIFSTVSHSMGAAFDFVIYIATLAYLVPYLIASVFQLKLTLTGETYAAGRERLADGIIAALATLYSIWVVIAGTSDFKTFLLGVALLASGIIFYPQVKKAARQADEKQKLSA is encoded by the coding sequence TTGGACCATCAGCGAAAACTTGGAATTTGGGTATTAACGGCGCTTGTCGTTGGCAATATGGTCGGATCCGGCATTTTTATGCTGCCGCGTTCGTTGGCAGAGGCAGCGAGCCCAATTGGCGTCATGTTCGCCTGGCTGTTGACTGGAGCCGGCGTCCTCATGACGGCGCTTGTATTTGGCAACTTGGCGATTCGCAAGCCGAACTTGAGCGGCGGGCCGCAAATTTATGCGAAAGAACTGTTCCCGAAAGGTTCGAACTTGTCGATTTTATCCGGTTTTATGTCGTCATGGGGCTATTGGGTCGGCAACTTTGCCGGCAACGTCGCGATCATTACGACATTTGCAAGCTACTTGTCGACGTTTTTCCCAGTGCTGACAAGCGGTCAAACGGTGCTTGAGATCGGCTCGTTCGCGCTGAAGCTTGGGAATGTGCTGACGTTTCTCGTCTGCACGGCGCTTCTTTGGGGGATGCATGTCATCATTTTGCGCGGGGTGGAAGATGCCAGCAAGCTGAATTTTGTTGCCACCGCGGCCAAAGTGCTTGGCTTTTTCCTATTTATCGTCATCGCGCTGTTTGCCTTTGACAAAGCGGTCATTGGCCCGCTTGACGCTCCGCGCTATGGCGGGGACGGGCAGCCGATCGGTTTGCTTGGGCAAATCAACAGCGCCGCTTTATCGACGCTTTGGGCGTTTGTCGGCGTTGAATCAGCGATGGTGTTCGCTTCCCGGGCCCGCAAACAGGCCGATGTGAAATGGGCGACGATCGCCGGTCTCTTGATCGCCTTAGCCATTTACATCGGCATCAGCTTTTTGGTGATGGGCGTCTTGCCGCAGCGCGAACTGATTCAATCGGAAAAACCGCTCGTTGATGCCATTGTCGCCATCGTTGGCCCGGGTGGCGGCTATGTGCTCGCTGCTCTCGGACTCATCAGCCTCCTTGGCTCAACGCTCGGCTGGATTTTGTTGAGCGCGGAAGTGCCGTATCAAGCAGCGAAACAAGGGATGTTTTTGCCGGCTTTTTTGAAGGAAAACAAAAAAGGGGTGCCGAGCTTCTCGCTCACATTATCAAACGCCTTGGCGCAATTGTTCATCTTTTCGACCGTTTCCCACTCCATGGGGGCGGCGTTTGACTTCGTCATTTACATCGCCACGCTCGCTTATCTCGTTCCGTATTTAATCGCTTCCGTCTTCCAGCTGAAGCTCACGCTCACTGGGGAAACGTATGCGGCGGGACGGGAACGGCTCGCTGACGGCATCATTGCGGCGCTGGCAACATTGTATTCCATCTGGGTCGTCATCGCCGGCACATCAGACTTCAAAACGTTTCTTCTTGGCGTCGCGTTGCTTGCGAGCGGCATCATCTTTTATCCGCAAGTGAAAAAAGCGGCGCGGCAGGCGGACGAAAAACAAAAACTGTCCGCATAA
- a CDS encoding alpha/beta hydrolase family protein: MNYNEQPAKRRGMTAEDLLRLRSVRDPHYAPDGTRVVFVEKSIDEKKQYLSHLYVWTEDGAVRQWTFGRWRDTKPRFSPNGETIAFLSDRSGRTQLWLLPTDGGEARQLTFFKNGVRDYIWSPDGTFLIALTTLGDEETLEDREEPKTAEQKPADPKPLIVQRLYYKSDASGFLDGKRAVLARIDALSGKMEALTGREEEIGSFAISPNGRTLAFVANRNEDPDTTFTRDIVWLDLESKAETNLTNGCGTFASLAWSPDGTTLAAVGHELAYLGATLHRLYVFEPERGTKRVLTADWDVHLGDAMVGDMHADANGPGPIWTSDGSGLYVTASERGRVNVYFVPLDGPIVPVIEGDFHLYGFAVHPNGRQAVAAISLPTSVGDLYAVSLANGAKTRLTHANEALEHEVAFAAAEPFTYESTDGWEIQGWIMKPPGLGEGKKAPLVVEIHGGPHAMYGFTFFHELQLLASFGYAVLFTNPRGSHGYGQRFVNAVRGDYGGMDYEDIMAGVDAAIRQFDFIDETRLGVTGGSYGGFMTNWIVGHTDRFKAAVTQRSISNWLSFSGVSDIGYFFTKWEIGCDIWEDAERLWHHSPLKYVKQMHTPLLILHSERDYRCPIEQAEQLFIALKQLGRETKLVRFPDANHDLSRTGNPSLRLERLRHIVDWFDRYLKGASH, translated from the coding sequence ATGAACTATAACGAACAACCGGCAAAACGCCGCGGCATGACAGCGGAAGATTTGCTTCGCCTCCGCTCAGTGCGCGACCCGCACTACGCCCCGGACGGAACGCGTGTCGTGTTTGTGGAAAAATCGATCGATGAAAAAAAGCAGTACCTCTCCCACTTGTACGTATGGACGGAAGACGGCGCCGTCCGCCAATGGACGTTCGGCCGCTGGCGCGATACGAAGCCGCGCTTTTCCCCGAACGGCGAAACGATCGCCTTTTTGTCCGACCGCTCTGGGCGCACGCAGCTTTGGCTGCTGCCGACCGATGGCGGCGAAGCGCGCCAGCTGACGTTTTTCAAAAACGGCGTGCGCGATTACATCTGGTCGCCGGACGGGACGTTTCTCATCGCCTTAACGACGCTCGGCGACGAAGAAACGCTCGAGGACCGGGAAGAACCGAAAACGGCGGAACAAAAACCGGCCGATCCAAAACCGCTTATTGTCCAGCGGCTCTATTACAAGTCGGACGCCTCCGGCTTTCTTGACGGCAAACGGGCGGTGCTCGCGCGCATCGATGCGCTGTCTGGAAAAATGGAAGCGTTGACGGGCCGCGAGGAGGAAATCGGTTCGTTTGCGATTTCGCCCAATGGACGGACGCTCGCCTTTGTCGCCAACCGAAACGAGGATCCGGACACCACCTTTACACGCGATATTGTGTGGCTTGATCTGGAATCGAAAGCGGAAACAAATTTGACGAACGGATGCGGCACCTTCGCTTCGCTCGCTTGGTCGCCGGACGGAACGACACTCGCCGCCGTCGGCCATGAGTTGGCTTATCTTGGGGCGACGCTTCACCGGCTTTACGTCTTTGAGCCGGAACGCGGAACGAAGCGGGTGTTGACCGCCGATTGGGACGTCCATCTCGGCGATGCCATGGTCGGCGACATGCACGCTGATGCGAACGGACCGGGGCCGATTTGGACGAGCGACGGAAGCGGCCTGTATGTCACCGCCTCCGAGCGCGGACGCGTCAACGTATATTTCGTCCCGCTCGACGGTCCGATCGTCCCAGTGATCGAAGGCGATTTTCATCTATACGGATTCGCCGTCCATCCGAATGGGCGGCAAGCTGTCGCCGCCATCAGCTTGCCTACCTCCGTTGGCGATTTATATGCGGTCTCGCTTGCAAATGGAGCGAAAACACGGCTTACGCATGCCAACGAAGCGCTTGAACATGAAGTGGCCTTCGCCGCTGCCGAACCGTTTACATACGAATCGACGGACGGTTGGGAGATTCAAGGCTGGATCATGAAGCCGCCCGGGCTTGGCGAAGGGAAAAAGGCGCCGCTTGTCGTCGAAATTCACGGCGGGCCGCATGCGATGTATGGATTTACGTTTTTCCATGAATTGCAGCTGCTCGCTTCATTCGGTTATGCCGTGCTGTTTACGAACCCGCGCGGCAGCCACGGATATGGTCAGCGGTTTGTCAATGCCGTGCGCGGCGACTATGGCGGCATGGATTATGAAGACATTATGGCCGGCGTCGACGCCGCGATCCGCCAATTCGACTTCATTGACGAGACGCGGCTTGGCGTCACCGGCGGCAGCTACGGCGGATTTATGACGAACTGGATCGTCGGGCATACCGACCGGTTCAAAGCGGCCGTCACCCAACGCTCGATTTCCAACTGGCTCAGCTTCTCTGGCGTGAGCGACATCGGCTACTTTTTCACGAAATGGGAAATCGGCTGCGACATCTGGGAAGACGCGGAGCGGCTTTGGCATCATTCACCGCTCAAATACGTCAAACAGATGCACACGCCGCTGTTGATTTTGCACAGCGAGCGCGATTACCGCTGCCCGATCGAGCAGGCGGAACAGTTGTTTATCGCATTGAAACAACTCGGGCGGGAAACAAAGCTCGTCCGCTTCCCAGATGCCAACCACGATTTGTCGCGCACCGGCAACCCGTCGCTCCGGCTTGAGCGTCTTCGCCATATCGTCGACTGGTTTGACCGCTATTTGAAAGGAGCATCGCATTAA
- a CDS encoding phosphate propanoyltransferase: MIPVGVSNRHIHLSKEHMAALFGEGAELTVLKPLSQPGQFAAKETVTVEGPKGKIENVRVLGPVRSLTQLEISKTDSFKLGVAPPVRLSGDIDGTPGITIHGPKGTVTVDKGVIIAKRHIHMTPKDAETFGVRDKQVVKVKTQGERALIFDEVIVRVSEDFALDMHIDTDEANAAGLKTGDYVELLPS, from the coding sequence ATGATTCCCGTTGGGGTGTCCAATCGCCACATTCATTTATCGAAAGAGCATATGGCGGCACTGTTTGGCGAAGGCGCCGAGCTGACGGTGCTCAAGCCGTTGTCGCAGCCGGGACAGTTCGCCGCCAAGGAAACGGTGACGGTCGAGGGACCGAAAGGGAAAATTGAAAACGTCCGCGTCCTCGGACCGGTCCGTTCGCTGACGCAACTTGAAATTTCGAAAACCGACAGCTTCAAGCTCGGCGTCGCGCCCCCGGTCCGCTTATCCGGCGATATTGACGGAACGCCGGGCATTACGATTCACGGGCCGAAGGGGACGGTGACCGTCGACAAAGGGGTGATCATTGCCAAGCGGCACATTCATATGACGCCAAAAGATGCCGAGACGTTCGGCGTCCGCGATAAACAGGTGGTGAAAGTGAAAACGCAAGGGGAGCGGGCGCTCATTTTCGATGAAGTCATCGTCCGCGTCAGTGAAGACTTTGCGCTTGATATGCACATTGACACTGATGAAGCGAACGCCGCTGGGTTGAAAACGGGCGATTATGTCGAACTGCTTCCGTCGTGA